CTAGCATAACACAGATAAACATGTATCTACAAAGAAAATGTAAGAGTGGGAAGGTACCACAACAGGAGGCACAAGCAAATAACAAGTAAAAGAAATTCTAGATCTGATACAACTactgagaaagaagaaagagatacCTCTTGAATGTCACCTACGTAAATCCTATCACGATAGGTTTGAATAGATATAATGGAGTTGGGAAACAGCTTATTCTCACATTTTCTAAGCAatctttttttccccaaatcaTACAGTCTGAGCACTGGTCCTACGCCTGCTAGTAATCTTCCCTGAAACTGGCATAAAGCAAGAGGAACACCATCCACTTGTGTCTTGTGCAAAAGTTCAAGGGACTTTCCATCATCTAGAAATCTATAGATATGAATATACCCTGCCGTTACACTTCTTTTGGGCCAAAACTGCAGTCCCTTTGCTGTACCAACAGCTAAAAGCGTACCATACTCCTTATCGTGGAAATTCACTGTGCATATACTGAATGCAGCTTCATTATCCTGAAGCTCCAGCAGACAAGTTGTAGTTGCTGTCTTGGGGTCAAGAACTCTAATGCAAGAAACCCATTTCTCAGACTCTGCCTTAGGATAGCCATAGTGCTCATCGGAGAGGGGATCATCCTCATTATCACCACCATTTTCCATCTGATCCACATTACCATTTCCATTTTCACCAATTCCTGCAGCCTCAAAGCACTCCTTTTTTGCAGCTTCACGCTCTTCTGCTGTGAATGCTCCTTGATCACTTTCAATAATTACTAATAGCTTTCGTTTGAGTTGAACAACAAACTTTCTGGGAGTGTACCTCAGTGGAACCACAGTTTCGTTAAAGGTTTCTCCTAACCTTTCAATAGTAAAAACCCTCAAAGCATTTCCAGCAACAGCAACTACACCTTCCGCACATTGATCAGATGAAAATGATGCGGCATATTCAAGTGTCTCATAAGATAGGGGTGTTAACAGAAAATGTCCTTGATGAATATAACCTAGCCAGGGCCGACTTGACAAACAAAGCATAGCATGCTTGCCTCTCACACTAACAGAAAATAGCTTCGGAGCTCTTAGTCCTAAGAATCGTGAACGGGAATCAGAAAGCTGACCTGTCACCATATCTACCACTGTCCTGAACAGAATCCCAGTACGTAAACCAGCATTAAGGAAAAGGCTGGCAGGATGATCAGCACCATCCTCCCCACCAATTGATGCCTGAACCTCAAGAAATAGGAGAGATTCTGGAATTGAAGAAACACTTTGCACACTCAGAATCTGCATACAGTCATCAGGATCCAATGACAAAATACGAATAGTGTTGTCATATGAACCAACTGCAAGGAAACGAGATCTCTGTCTCCCTTCAGGTACAGGGGCAATGTCCAGACAAGCTACATCACCAGACATTTCATGCTTCTCCACCTCCATCAATTGACCCGTCATATCAACTTCAAAATATATAAGTTCTCCGCCGCTCAAAGCAATAACCACTTGAAGTCTATTAGAGCCAACCTTGACGATCGTTCTCTTTCCAGGAGTTCTCCATTCATTAATACGTCCATCTTCCCTAATATGCCTAATTCCATTTGGGTGAACTTGCATGAGAGAATCATCACCTATCAAAGAAACTGCAAGTGATGGGGTAGTGTCAAGAAACCCACTGTCGCTAACTTCTTCCACTGTCTCACCAATTGAAAGCACAAGGGTAGCATTTGCAAATGACACCACAATGTATGCGTCAAACTCATCAGATACATTCTTTTTCACTGTCCAGACTGCACTCGGTACACCTGGAAGCTCTGACACAGCCATCTCACTGATAGCTAAACCGGGCCTTAGAATCCTGAGGGATGAACGAGGGCCCCGCCCACAAAGTGTAAATATTTGAGGTGTTTCTTCCTCAAAGAGATTATTGACCTTCATATCCATTATCGGCATTAAGCTCTCAACCTGATCAATCCTAACAAGGTTCTTAAGTCTTCTAGGCTGGAAAAACAAAGGTTGGAAACCTTCTTCAGTTTCCATCAATGTAGCTGAGGAAGACTCCACATCAGGATCTTCGCCTATTGCTCGGAACTGGTACAAAGAGTGATTCCCAAACTCTGACGcagcaaacaaaaacccagATTTTAACACACACATTGAAGTTGTAACTGGAATTGTATCAAaatatttgatcttcaattctGAGACCTTGTCATTATCATGGTCCAGAGTAACCTTAAATATATCCCCATACTCTGTctgcaaaaggaaaaagaacatTGACTTCTGCTTGTGCATAGCTGCTGAAACTATAAGAACCCCACGCTCAGCTGGCAAATCTGCACGCCTGGGAATCACGGCCCTAAGATCCGGTTTATCCTGATTCTTGTAAATCACAAAATTTTCCGCACAGACCAATACGCCACTTGGCCCATCCCCACCTCCAGGAACTGTGACCAGTAAATTTGCACCATTATCAACCTGATCCGACCACTTCCTAGAGACATGGTTAAGCCCAAGGTCGAGCTCGTAGAAAGTCAAATGCTTCTGTGCCTCGTTTGCCGCCTGCCCAGTAGAGTCCTGATCAGCTTCCGAATAATCCAACTCAATGGCAGCAAATATGGGGTTATCAAACCCACAATCAACCCCACAAATCGAATACACTATCGTATGCGACTTGTGGGCCTCCAAGGGGGATGATATAGTTAACCTTGCAGATGTATCCCTATTCAAAACGTAAACAAGCTTCTGCTTTTCACAGGCCCCAACCATAACAGCCCTCCCCTTGGGGTCAATGGCCAAATACTGGCCCGGAACTATCCGGCGACAACCCGACTTACCGAAAGTTTCTTGATGGACTTTATCAAAGACATTCTTTTCCTTGTTATACTCAAGAATTACTATTCGACCCGAATCGGACCCAACAACAATATAGTCTTTCTGAGAACCAGTGAGCCTAAACTGAGCTAAAGACCTAATGAcgccaaaaatttcaacagagAGTAGAGTCTGGATCTTACCATTTTCGTCGGGTCGAATAAGTTCGAGAACTTTGCCTCTGGCGACGACAATCTCTTGGGCCTTTCCGCCGGAGAAATTGCCATTGATGGCACAGACTATGCCCGTCGCTCGCTGAAGAGTGAGGCTGTAAAGATACATGGCAGAGGAATTTGGGGTTTCACAGAGTgcaatttagggttttggagagTGGTGAAGTAGAGTTAGGACCTTGCGAGGTTTAGGCCCCttttattttagggttttgaaaaTTAAGTTAAAGACTGAAACTGTGGTAAAGATATCGGAATGTGTTTATATagataaattaaagaagaccCGCACTCCGCAGAATAAAATCCCTCCCTTAACGAAAAGTCTAATTTAAATGTTGtccaattgttcaaaaaataactgtccaaaaaaaaaaaaaaaagagtaaattttttaaaagggtTTCTCtgttattgatatttttttttttaaaaaaaaccgcATACAaccacgcggctatactatatgtGCATAGACTGCATGTCAAAAATAGtaaagccgcgcggctatactctctttgaaaaaatattagaaaaccTAGTATAtagcggctatactgtttaaaaaaaataaaaaaagagacaaattaaaaacagcaTATAGCCGggtggctatactatgtatatatattaaaaaaaggacccgACTAGCgcctaggcgccacgtgtcaaaacagtacggccggccggctatacgcttttaaaaaaatattaataaaccCTGgctgtattattttttttaaaaaaaaccagagtatagccgcgcggctatactatttatatatgattaaaaaaaaaaaagtccagCCTTGCGCCACGCTCGACAGAATAAATATCCCTTCCTTTTTACGAAAAGTGAAATTTAAATGTTGtccaattgttcaaaaaataaCTGTAAAAATCTTTGTTATTGACAAATTTTGGGGTATGGAATCGTTCTCTAATACATGAGACAATTGTCTAATTTAATGGATTAAGTATCAATATAGTTAAAACATGATAGTTAGTTCAGTTTAATTGGTATTACTTTCTACTTTTGACCACGGATTGGCTTTAATTATCTATTAAGTAGTGATGAGTAGCTTATAATACTTATGAATAAATTAGTGCAGACCCACACACGGGTGGCTTTTCCATTTCACATCTAACTAATTCCAATTACCCACCCCATGTATACCAAATCCACTAATGTCTCCTCCTCTTATAGATGAATAAACTACCAACAAGGTAGATAGAGACACAATCTCAATAATGAAAATGGATAATCACCCTTCCATGCTAACCATGGCCTGCTTCCTCCTCCTAGTCACTACCACCACGAAACAATCGTCTGCGGTGGCCGCTCGAAGCCTAGACAATTCAACCCCAACGCACCCTCACCACAACCATCACGAAATCACATTCCTAATGCGAGATGTGCTTAATGTGACTCACCCCTCATCCAAGTCCAAACCTGCAACCACTAAAGTGACTAGTCAGCTGCCCTTCTCAAAGCCATTAGGCCTGTTTCCTCCAAATGGAGGAGTCCCCCTCCCTGAAACGAACCCCACTACACAAACCCTAGATTTACCCGGCATCGGACTATTTTTCCCTGCTAGGGCAACACTTCAAGAACTGGAGTTTGGGATTGTAACCCTGATTGATGAGGACATGTTTGAAAGTTCAGGGTTTTATGGCTCACAAGTGATTGGAAAAGCACAAGGGATATATGTTGCAAGCTCTGAAGATGGTAGCAGTCACATGATGGCCTTGACTGCACATTTTGCTGATAGTGAATTTAAGGATGGATTAAGATTCTTCGGGGTGCATCGGACGGATGTGCACGAAGGGTCTCATATTGCTGTAATTGGTGGCATTGGGAAGTATGCGGGTGCAAATGGCTATGCAACAGTTAAGGCAGAAAATGCAAGGGAAGAAGGCAACAAGCTTCTTAGGCTCAAAGTTTATCTCAGCTAGTACTAGTAGGAACCTTGTTAGGCAAAAGTCACGCAgatcatatatataagatcattaaattgttctttttctcAGAGAACTGTTATAATTGTAGATTTCTGGTTTGTCAGATTTCTAAGAACCTTACAAAAAGACATCCTTTCAATTATGAAGCGacaacttcttttttcctaatgaatttggttttgtaATTGCCTGAGCTGTATTTGGGTCTATAAAGGATCTTACTTCTTTTTGGTGGATGAAAAAGGTCGAGCAGATTTGTGAACAGATTAAATATGAGATGTTGGAACCTAAGCAGGCAAAGTTTACTTGGCCACCCAATTTTTGCTCCAATGAATTTCAATGCAAAATCCATGGggtaatcaaaataataactaaATTATTTGCTTGTCACACTAAATTATAGTGCCTGATGCTATCAAGGAACTTGTGCAGTTTTCTGTCCAATTATGACACCAGATGGTGAACAATGACCTAGTTTCAAACTTTGGAACAGCCTTATACAAATTGAAAGAACTTGATTACGATTTAAACTCCTTTTAATTTGATGAACAAGTCTACCAAAACTCCACTTGACACAACCTGATATTGTAACACAATGAATTTGATGCAGGCCTTGTGGCTGAAAGAATCAGTAGAATTACCACTCTGGAAAGAACACAGACGGGTTTCGTTTTGTGCAGCGTATGATTATGCTATGGACGCTGAATAACCTTTCGTTACAAACAATTTCCAGGTTCCAAAGAATCACATTCCCTAATTCTGAAGACAGAAACCAAAAATTTATGGAATGGAAGGAGCTGGTTTTGACTCCCACCTGCCACAGACATGTTGTGACAGAAGattatacacatacatagTTTTTTCCAGACCTGAAATGGTATGTGTTTACTGTTTTACCATTTGCATATGGTATGGTTTTACTGTAAATGATCTCTGTGTAAATCTGCACTAGTTTATCACTCAGGTCATGCCAAAACTAGAGGCTGTAGTGGATAGCACCTAATCATTCTCATACCAATACCATCTTAAGTTCTTAACtactaaaaaaacaagtacCAATTCCATTTGATATGGGAGTTGGTTTTCCAACCAAAGACACCCTGCAAAATAAAGGGTGCAACAACTCCATCACTTTAAGAGACTCTAGGAAACTATATATATCACAACACAAACCATTTCATTCATCAAACACAACTCACTGAAATCCAATACATTCTCTCAAGAGCCAAGACTTGATACAATTCATTCCTTCAAAATCCATTGAAAATGGCCAAGTCTCTTTTATCCACCTCCAAGCCACTCAAGGCCACACTTTACATATTGGTCCTAGCCATCATCCTTGGATATGCCAACTCAGCTAGGATCCTTGATGAGGCACTTCCTAAAGCATCCAATCCTCTCCCAACACCTGTCCCTACCTCAAATCCTCAGACAAATCCCACTACCTCATTGCCAAGTGGCCAAATCCCCGCCATCGCCCCCGCAACCACAACCGTTGATGACACGGAGGATGATGCTGACTCGCCAATTCCAGAGACTGATGTGGCACCACCAGTAGTTCCTCCTGTCACCACTGTACCAGAAGCTGACAAACCACAACCCGAGACTGAGGAACCTACCACCGTGCCAGCACCCATTCCTGACGTGGCCCCTGTTGCTGGGGCGGCACCCGGTGTAGGTCCTGCTGTCACATCACCAAGTACCCCAATCCCAGTCCCCACACCCGTGGCAGGTCCTATCCCCACATCACCAACTGGGCCGAAC
Above is a window of Prunus persica cultivar Lovell chromosome G2, Prunus_persica_NCBIv2, whole genome shotgun sequence DNA encoding:
- the LOC18785266 gene encoding splicing factor 3B subunit 3, producing MYLYSLTLQRATGIVCAINGNFSGGKAQEIVVARGKVLELIRPDENGKIQTLLSVEIFGVIRSLAQFRLTGSQKDYIVVGSDSGRIVILEYNKEKNVFDKVHQETFGKSGCRRIVPGQYLAIDPKGRAVMVGACEKQKLVYVLNRDTSARLTISSPLEAHKSHTIVYSICGVDCGFDNPIFAAIELDYSEADQDSTGQAANEAQKHLTFYELDLGLNHVSRKWSDQVDNGANLLVTVPGGGDGPSGVLVCAENFVIYKNQDKPDLRAVIPRRADLPAERGVLIVSAAMHKQKSMFFFLLQTEYGDIFKVTLDHDNDKVSELKIKYFDTIPVTTSMCVLKSGFLFAASEFGNHSLYQFRAIGEDPDVESSSATLMETEEGFQPLFFQPRRLKNLVRIDQVESLMPIMDMKVNNLFEEETPQIFTLCGRGPRSSLRILRPGLAISEMAVSELPGVPSAVWTVKKNVSDEFDAYIVVSFANATLVLSIGETVEEVSDSGFLDTTPSLAVSLIGDDSLMQVHPNGIRHIREDGRINEWRTPGKRTIVKVGSNRLQVVIALSGGELIYFEVDMTGQLMEVEKHEMSGDVACLDIAPVPEGRQRSRFLAVGSYDNTIRILSLDPDDCMQILSVQSVSSIPESLLFLEVQASIGGEDGADHPASLFLNAGLRTGILFRTVVDMVTGQLSDSRSRFLGLRAPKLFSVSVRGKHAMLCLSSRPWLGYIHQGHFLLTPLSYETLEYAASFSSDQCAEGVVAVAGNALRVFTIERLGETFNETVVPLRYTPRKFVVQLKRKLLVIIESDQGAFTAEEREAAKKECFEAAGIGENGNGNVDQMENGGDNEDDPLSDEHYGYPKAESEKWVSCIRVLDPKTATTTCLLELQDNEAAFSICTVNFHDKEYGTLLAVGTAKGLQFWPKRSVTAGYIHIYRFLDDGKSLELLHKTQVDGVPLALCQFQGRLLAGVGPVLRLYDLGKKRLLRKCENKLFPNSIISIQTYRDRIYVGDIQESFHYCKYRRDENQLYIFADDCVPRWLTASYHIDFDTMAGADKFGNVYFVRLPQDVSDEIEEDPTGGRIKWEQGKLNGAPNKVEEIVQFHVGDVVSCVQKASLIPGGGECIIYGTVMGSLGALLAFTSRDDVDFFSHLEMYMRQEHPPLCGRDHMAYRSAYFPVKDVIDGDLCEQFPTLPMDLQRKIADELDRTPGEILKKLEEIRNKII
- the LOC18785449 gene encoding dirigent protein 9; protein product: MACFLLLVTTTTKQSSAVAARSLDNSTPTHPHHNHHEITFLMRDVLNVTHPSSKSKPATTKVTSQLPFSKPLGLFPPNGGVPLPETNPTTQTLDLPGIGLFFPARATLQELEFGIVTLIDEDMFESSGFYGSQVIGKAQGIYVASSEDGSSHMMALTAHFADSEFKDGLRFFGVHRTDVHEGSHIAVIGGIGKYAGANGYATVKAENAREEGNKLLRLKVYLS